The Pseudopipra pipra isolate bDixPip1 chromosome 29, bDixPip1.hap1, whole genome shotgun sequence DNA segment CTCTGCTCCCCCCCAGGACACCGGGAACCGCCGCGCAGCCGACAAGCTCATCTGCGACCTGGACGAGAACAAGGACGGGCGCATCAGCTTCGACGAGTACTGGACCTTGATAGGCGGCATCGCCAGCCCCATCGCCCAGATCATCcgccagcaggagcagagcatcAAATTCACCAAGTAGCCGCTGCACAggaccctcctggacccccCTGCTTCTCCACGACCCCCC contains these protein-coding regions:
- the S100A16 gene encoding protein S100-A16 isoform X2, with protein sequence MSQCTELEWAVQVLVNNFDKYSSRCCCCKKPRRISKKDFRKMLSRELNHMLTDTGNRRAADKLICDLDENKDGRISFDEYWTLIGGIASPIAQIIRQQEQSIKFTK